From a single Thermus hydrothermalis genomic region:
- a CDS encoding ABC transporter permease yields MNEAATPSQRLFRVLVTVGPGGLWLLLFVLLPSLLVLLASFLTRGPYGELGPPLGLHNYARALEPLYLEAFAQSLLVGVWATLLSALLGYPLAFYIARHPKRDLLLFLLLLPFLTNFLIRVYAWLVLLQREGLVNALLGAFGLGPFPFYPSFGAVLLATVYTFLPFFVLPVYASVERLDWQLLEAAYDLGARPFRAFLHAVLPQTYPGLFAGSVLVFIPAMGTFVVADLLGAGRVVLIGNLIQQQFGVTRDWAFGAALSVFLMGFVLLSLYLYARIQGERGLEELV; encoded by the coding sequence ATGAATGAGGCGGCGACCCCTAGCCAGCGCCTCTTCCGGGTCCTGGTCACCGTGGGACCGGGGGGGCTTTGGCTTCTCCTTTTCGTGCTCCTTCCCTCCCTTTTGGTCCTCCTCGCTTCCTTCCTCACCCGGGGGCCTTACGGGGAGCTCGGCCCGCCCCTTGGCCTGCACAACTACGCCCGGGCCTTGGAGCCCCTTTACCTCGAGGCCTTCGCCCAAAGCCTCTTGGTGGGCGTTTGGGCCACGCTCCTTTCCGCCCTTTTAGGCTACCCCTTGGCCTTTTACATCGCCCGCCACCCCAAGCGGGACCTCCTCCTCTTTTTGCTCCTCTTACCCTTCCTCACCAACTTCCTCATCCGGGTCTACGCCTGGCTCGTGTTGCTCCAACGGGAAGGGCTCGTGAACGCCCTTTTGGGGGCTTTTGGCCTTGGTCCTTTCCCCTTCTACCCCTCCTTTGGCGCCGTGCTCTTGGCCACGGTCTACACCTTCTTGCCCTTCTTTGTCCTGCCGGTGTACGCCAGCGTGGAAAGGTTGGACTGGCAGCTATTGGAAGCGGCCTACGACCTTGGGGCAAGGCCTTTTAGGGCTTTTCTTCACGCGGTGCTTCCCCAAACCTACCCGGGGCTTTTTGCCGGAAGCGTCCTCGTCTTCATTCCCGCCATGGGCACCTTTGTGGTGGCGGACCTCTTGGGGGCTGGGCGGGTGGTCCTCATCGGCAACCTCATCCAGCAGCAGTTCGGCGTAACCCGGGACTGGGCTTTCGGGGCGGCGTTGAGCGTTTTTCTCATGGGCTTCGTTCTCCTAAGCCTTTACCTCTACGCCCGCATCCAGGGGGAAAGGGGGCTTGAGGAGCTGGTATGA
- the rodA gene encoding rod shape-determining protein RodA, which translates to MVLRRPNPLAYDWGLILLALFLAVLGVFNLRSAAPDPSLVSRQVLALVLGLGLAVGVQFFTRRLLFAWAYPLYAFSLALLVAVLAFGKEINGAKAWFVLGPLQFQPLELAKVGLVLALSRFLAERPIRRLWDYVLPALLVAPAAGLLLLQPDLGGTLVVLFGAFTVLFVRGLPWKHLLIGALALVLLVPTVIWPNLKPYQRERVLIVLDPYRDPLGQGFQVIQSTIAIGSGGLFGKGYGQGTQTQLGFVPFRHTDFVFAVWAEEWGFVGVVGLLGLYALLVVRLFGLALECSRMEDRLFLAGIGGMLAFQVLVNLGVALGVMPVTGLTLPLFSYGGSSLMATLFALGLVLLVHRDRAAL; encoded by the coding sequence GTGGTCCTTAGGCGGCCGAACCCCTTGGCATACGACTGGGGGCTCATCCTTTTGGCCCTTTTCTTGGCCGTCCTCGGGGTTTTTAACCTGAGGAGCGCCGCTCCTGACCCTAGCCTCGTTTCCCGGCAGGTCTTGGCCCTCGTCCTGGGCCTTGGGCTTGCGGTGGGGGTCCAGTTCTTTACCCGCCGCCTCCTCTTCGCCTGGGCCTATCCCCTCTACGCCTTTTCCTTGGCCCTTCTGGTGGCGGTCTTGGCCTTCGGCAAGGAGATCAACGGGGCCAAGGCGTGGTTTGTGCTAGGCCCCTTGCAGTTCCAGCCCCTGGAGCTCGCCAAGGTGGGCCTCGTCCTGGCTCTCTCCCGCTTCCTTGCGGAAAGGCCCATCCGCCGCCTTTGGGACTACGTCTTGCCCGCCCTCCTCGTGGCGCCGGCGGCGGGGCTTCTCCTCCTCCAGCCCGACCTTGGGGGCACCCTGGTGGTCCTCTTCGGGGCCTTTACCGTGCTCTTCGTGCGGGGGCTACCTTGGAAGCACCTCCTCATCGGGGCCTTGGCCCTCGTCCTCCTCGTGCCCACCGTGATCTGGCCCAACCTCAAGCCCTACCAACGGGAGCGGGTCCTGATCGTCTTAGACCCCTACCGCGATCCCCTAGGCCAGGGCTTTCAAGTGATCCAGTCCACCATCGCCATCGGCTCCGGCGGGCTTTTCGGCAAGGGGTATGGCCAGGGGACCCAGACGCAACTGGGCTTCGTACCCTTCCGGCACACGGACTTCGTCTTCGCCGTTTGGGCGGAGGAGTGGGGTTTCGTGGGGGTGGTGGGCCTCCTTGGGCTTTACGCCCTTCTCGTGGTGCGCCTCTTTGGCCTGGCCCTGGAGTGTTCCCGGATGGAAGACCGCCTTTTCCTTGCCGGGATTGGGGGCATGTTGGCCTTTCAGGTCTTGGTGAACCTGGGGGTGGCCCTGGGGGTGATGCCCGTCACTGGCCTCACCCTGCCCCTTTTCTCCTATGGAGGGTCCAGCCTCATGGCCACCCTCTTCGCCTTGGGTCTGGTCCTCCTCGTCCACCGGGACCGGGCGGCCCTCTAG
- the ilvD gene encoding dihydroxy-acid dehydratase: MRSDRIKKGLQQAPARSMLRAVGVGDEDFQRPFVGVVNTFTDGMPCNFHLRTLALDLKAGLREAGLVPFEFGAPAISDGISMGTPGMRASLVSREVIADSVELVAQGYLYDGMVALSACDKTIPGGAMGVIRSGVPGMVLYGGTIAPGEWRGRKLTIVEVFEAVGQRAAGKLSDEELLEIEKRAIPGPGACGGQYTANTMAMALEALGLSPLGYNAIPAVHPDKPRATREAGKILAEAIAKDWKPKDFLTRKSFLNAIATVAATGGSTNAVLHLLAMAREAGVELTLDDFDQVSRKTPVIADLRPWGTYTAWELFEAGGTALVFRRLLEAGLLFGDEKTLTGRTLAEEVERAYREKEGQRVVFPVDKALKPQGGLVVLKGNLAPQGAVLKLAGTERTFFQGPARVFDSEEAAMEKVLKGEIRPGDVVVIRYVGPKGAPGMPEMLSVTSAIVGEGLGPEVALLTDGRFSGGTRGLMIGHIAPEAFVGGPIALLEEGDTIRIDVENRRLEVLLSEEELARRKARWQPRPPAFTRGLFARYAALVRQADEGAVLEEPL; this comes from the coding sequence ATGAGATCCGACCGCATCAAGAAGGGATTGCAACAGGCCCCCGCCCGCAGCATGCTCCGGGCGGTGGGGGTAGGGGACGAGGACTTCCAAAGGCCCTTCGTGGGGGTGGTGAACACCTTCACCGACGGGATGCCCTGCAACTTCCACCTGCGCACCCTGGCCTTGGACCTCAAGGCGGGCCTTAGGGAGGCGGGTCTCGTGCCCTTTGAGTTCGGGGCCCCCGCCATCTCCGACGGCATCAGCATGGGCACCCCGGGCATGCGGGCAAGCCTTGTAAGCCGCGAGGTCATCGCCGACAGCGTGGAGCTCGTGGCCCAAGGCTACCTCTACGACGGGATGGTGGCTCTCTCCGCCTGCGACAAGACCATCCCCGGGGGGGCCATGGGCGTCATCCGGAGCGGCGTTCCCGGCATGGTCCTCTACGGGGGCACCATCGCCCCCGGGGAGTGGCGGGGAAGGAAGCTCACCATCGTGGAGGTCTTTGAGGCGGTGGGCCAGCGGGCGGCGGGTAAGCTCTCGGACGAGGAGCTATTGGAGATAGAGAAGCGGGCCATCCCGGGCCCCGGGGCCTGCGGCGGCCAGTACACCGCCAACACCATGGCCATGGCCCTCGAGGCCCTCGGCCTCTCCCCCCTCGGCTACAACGCCATCCCCGCCGTCCACCCGGACAAGCCCCGGGCCACTCGGGAAGCGGGGAAAATCCTGGCGGAGGCCATCGCCAAGGACTGGAAGCCCAAGGACTTCCTCACCCGGAAGAGTTTCCTCAACGCCATCGCCACCGTGGCCGCCACGGGGGGGAGCACCAACGCCGTGCTCCACCTCCTGGCCATGGCCAGGGAGGCGGGGGTGGAGCTCACCCTGGACGACTTTGACCAGGTTTCCCGCAAGACCCCCGTCATCGCCGACCTGAGGCCTTGGGGCACCTACACCGCCTGGGAGCTCTTTGAGGCCGGGGGGACGGCCCTCGTCTTCCGGCGGCTTTTGGAGGCGGGCCTCCTCTTTGGGGACGAGAAGACCCTCACGGGGAGAACCCTGGCGGAAGAGGTGGAAAGGGCCTACCGGGAAAAGGAAGGGCAACGGGTGGTCTTCCCCGTGGATAAGGCCCTCAAGCCCCAGGGAGGCCTGGTGGTCCTTAAGGGGAACCTCGCCCCCCAAGGGGCCGTCCTCAAGCTCGCCGGCACGGAGCGCACCTTCTTCCAAGGCCCCGCCCGGGTCTTTGACTCGGAGGAGGCGGCCATGGAAAAGGTCCTAAAAGGGGAGATCCGCCCGGGGGACGTGGTGGTCATCCGCTACGTGGGGCCCAAGGGAGCCCCCGGCATGCCGGAGATGCTCTCCGTAACCAGCGCCATCGTGGGGGAGGGCCTCGGCCCCGAGGTGGCCCTCCTCACGGACGGCCGCTTCTCCGGGGGAACCCGGGGCCTCATGATCGGCCACATCGCCCCCGAGGCCTTCGTGGGAGGCCCCATCGCCCTCCTGGAAGAAGGGGACACCATCCGGATTGACGTGGAGAACCGCCGCCTCGAGGTCCTCCTTTCCGAAGAAGAACTCGCCCGGCGCAAGGCGAGATGGCAACCCCGCCCACCCGCCTTCACCCGGGGCCTCTTCGCCCGCTACGCCGCCCTGGTGCGCCAAGCGGACGAGGGCGCTGTCCTGGAAGAGCCCCTCTAG
- a CDS encoding winged helix-turn-helix transcriptional regulator yields MALSKNARKALKVLARRGAPEVLFALSRGASRFSDLESLLVLSPRTLAERLREFHLLGFVERRAYPEVPPRVEYTLTPRGKRVLDFLRGLEDVLEPKEEVR; encoded by the coding sequence ATGGCCCTGTCCAAAAACGCCCGGAAGGCGCTTAAGGTCCTGGCCCGCCGGGGGGCTCCCGAGGTCCTCTTCGCCCTAAGCCGGGGAGCCTCCCGCTTCTCCGACCTGGAAAGCCTTCTTGTCCTCTCCCCGAGGACCCTGGCGGAGAGGCTTCGGGAGTTCCACCTTTTGGGCTTCGTGGAGCGGCGGGCCTACCCCGAGGTGCCGCCTCGGGTAGAATACACCCTGACCCCGCGGGGCAAGCGGGTTTTGGATTTCCTGCGCGGATTGGAGGACGTATTGGAGCCCAAGGAGGAGGTGCGGTGA
- a CDS encoding ABC transporter ATP-binding protein: MADVLVRLSGVRRTFGGVVALDGVDLEVRRGEFFSLLGPSGCGKTTLLRILAGFDTPDAGRVEIAGKDMAGVPPYDRPVNTVFQNYALFPHMTVEANVAFGLRMKGLPQAEVKRKVAWALELVDLVGLEKRYPRELSGGQKQRVALARALVLEPLVLLLDEPLSALDARLRQELRVELMQLQRRLGTTFIFVTHDQEEALVMSDRIAVMRAGRIVQEGLPDEVYERPKNRFVAEFLGRSNFLSAKPHPLGAETPVGPLRLKEPLTQAATLAIRPEKIRLYPAQNGAPARENLVRAVVEEIVYTGAENQYYLRAGEVRLLAYTLNQDLQEPGAEEFGYGEEVYAYLPPENLVVVHE; the protein is encoded by the coding sequence GTGGCGGACGTGCTGGTGCGCCTATCGGGGGTGCGCAGGACCTTCGGCGGGGTGGTGGCCTTGGACGGGGTGGACCTGGAGGTGCGAAGGGGGGAGTTTTTTAGCCTTCTCGGGCCCTCCGGGTGCGGAAAGACCACGCTTCTTAGAATTCTCGCCGGGTTTGACACCCCGGATGCCGGGCGGGTGGAGATCGCCGGGAAGGACATGGCGGGGGTCCCCCCCTACGACCGGCCCGTGAACACCGTCTTCCAGAACTACGCCCTCTTCCCCCACATGACCGTGGAAGCGAACGTGGCCTTCGGCCTCAGGATGAAGGGCTTGCCCCAGGCTGAGGTGAAGCGGAAGGTGGCTTGGGCCTTGGAGCTCGTGGACCTCGTGGGCCTGGAGAAGCGCTACCCCAGGGAGCTATCCGGGGGGCAGAAGCAACGGGTGGCCTTGGCCCGGGCCTTGGTCTTGGAGCCCCTGGTCCTCCTCCTGGACGAGCCCCTTTCCGCCCTGGACGCCCGGCTTCGCCAGGAGCTTCGGGTGGAGCTGATGCAACTCCAGAGGCGGCTTGGCACCACCTTCATCTTCGTCACCCACGACCAGGAGGAGGCCTTGGTCATGTCCGACCGCATCGCCGTGATGCGCGCGGGGCGCATCGTGCAGGAGGGGCTTCCCGACGAGGTGTACGAAAGGCCCAAAAACCGCTTCGTGGCGGAGTTTCTAGGCCGCTCCAACTTCCTTTCCGCCAAGCCCCACCCCTTGGGGGCGGAAACCCCCGTGGGCCCTTTACGGCTCAAGGAGCCCTTGACGCAGGCGGCCACCCTGGCCATCCGCCCGGAAAAGATCCGCCTCTACCCGGCGCAAAACGGGGCCCCCGCCCGGGAGAACCTGGTGCGGGCGGTGGTGGAGGAGATCGTCTACACGGGGGCGGAGAACCAGTACTACCTGCGGGCGGGGGAGGTGCGGCTCCTGGCCTACACCCTGAACCAGGACCTGCAGGAGCCGGGGGCGGAGGAGTTCGGGTATGGGGAGGAGGTCTACGCCTACCTCCCCCCGGAGAACCTGGTGGTGGTCCATGAATGA
- a CDS encoding ABC transporter permease, translating into MRRLLSLHALLVYAFLYLPLLVIVALSFNESRRGVRFTGFTLDWYRALFQDPRVLEYFGNTLAVALVSTLVSTALGTLLALGMVRYRFFGKELLRYLLYIPVVMPDVVMGISLLLLFAFSRELLGFPRLSLLTVILGHITFQLAFVTLVVRSRLLLLDPALEEAARDLGARGFQTFLHVTLPLAWPGVAAGALLALTLSLDDFVVTFFTAGPGATTLPLYIYSSVKLGVSPKVHALSTLIVGLSAFFLALGYALSRRRV; encoded by the coding sequence ATGAGGCGGCTTCTTTCCCTGCACGCCCTTTTGGTCTACGCCTTCCTCTACCTTCCCCTTTTGGTGATCGTGGCCCTGTCCTTCAACGAGAGCCGCCGGGGGGTGCGCTTCACCGGCTTCACCCTGGACTGGTACCGGGCCCTGTTCCAGGACCCCAGGGTCTTGGAGTACTTCGGGAACACCCTGGCCGTGGCCTTGGTGTCCACCCTGGTGTCCACGGCCTTGGGCACCCTGCTCGCCTTGGGCATGGTGCGCTACCGCTTCTTCGGCAAAGAGCTCTTGCGCTACCTCCTCTACATCCCCGTGGTGATGCCCGACGTGGTCATGGGGATCTCCCTCCTCCTCCTTTTCGCCTTTTCCCGGGAGCTTTTGGGCTTCCCTAGGCTTTCCCTCCTCACGGTGATCCTGGGGCACATCACCTTCCAGTTGGCCTTCGTGACCCTGGTGGTGCGCTCCCGGCTCCTCCTCCTGGACCCCGCCTTGGAGGAGGCGGCCCGGGACCTGGGGGCCAGGGGGTTCCAGACCTTCCTCCACGTGACCCTCCCCTTGGCCTGGCCGGGGGTGGCGGCGGGGGCGCTTCTCGCCCTTACCCTGTCCCTGGACGACTTCGTGGTCACCTTCTTCACCGCAGGCCCCGGGGCCACCACCTTGCCCCTTTACATCTATTCCAGTGTGAAGCTGGGCGTAAGCCCCAAGGTGCACGCCCTCTCCACCCTCATCGTGGGCCTTTCGGCGTTTTTTCTGGCGTTGGGGTATGCTCTTTCCCGGAGGCGGGTATGA
- a CDS encoding c-type cytochrome: MRKLWALLLVLGLAWGQGVEALWVRSCAQCHGEKGQGVRPYPSLQGVASFFATPEGRRYLVLVVLYGKKGEAGLMPGFSQLKDEELAALLNHLRTLLGAKGEPFTPEEVRRGRGLNLTPDQVKRP; encoded by the coding sequence ATGAGGAAGCTTTGGGCCCTTCTCCTCGTCTTGGGCCTGGCCTGGGGCCAAGGGGTAGAGGCCCTTTGGGTGAGGTCCTGCGCCCAGTGCCACGGGGAGAAGGGCCAAGGGGTGCGCCCCTACCCCTCCCTGCAGGGGGTGGCCTCCTTTTTCGCTACCCCGGAGGGGCGGCGCTACCTGGTCCTGGTGGTCCTCTACGGCAAAAAGGGCGAGGCCGGCCTTATGCCGGGGTTTTCCCAACTCAAGGACGAGGAGCTCGCCGCCCTCCTAAACCACCTCCGCACCCTCCTCGGGGCCAAGGGCGAGCCCTTTACCCCGGAAGAGGTCCGGCGGGGGCGAGGCCTGAACCTCACCCCCGACCAGGTGAAGCGCCCCTAG
- the minE gene encoding cell division topological specificity factor MinE — MWWRKKSKEKAKERLKLVLAYDRARLSPGLVESLKKDLLEVLRRYFPAQEEGLEVALEERGEKMVLVADIPLR, encoded by the coding sequence ATGTGGTGGCGCAAAAAGAGCAAGGAGAAGGCCAAGGAAAGGCTTAAGCTGGTCCTGGCCTACGACCGGGCCAGGCTTTCCCCGGGCCTGGTGGAAAGCCTGAAGAAGGACCTCTTGGAGGTGCTCCGCCGCTACTTCCCCGCCCAGGAGGAGGGCCTCGAGGTGGCCCTGGAGGAGCGGGGGGAGAAGATGGTCTTGGTGGCGGACATCCCCTTGCGCTGA
- the minD gene encoding septum site-determining protein MinD: protein MKAKAIVVTSGKGGVGKTTTTANLGAALAKLGEKVAVVDVDVGLRNLDVVMGLEGRVVFDLIDVLEGRAKPRQALIRDKRVENLYLLPASQTKDKEALDPAKFKELVQFLLTEEGFDRVLIDSPAGIEKGFQTAATPAEGALVVVNPEVSSVRDADRIIGLLEAREIRENYLVINRLRPKMVSRGDMLSVEDVVEILGLRPIGIIPEDEQVIVSTNQGEPLVLKGTGPAAQAFLDTARRMRGEEVPFRHLDEAQGFLGVLRKLFGGR, encoded by the coding sequence GTGAAAGCCAAAGCCATCGTGGTCACATCGGGCAAGGGCGGGGTGGGGAAGACCACCACCACCGCCAACCTGGGGGCGGCCTTGGCCAAGCTGGGGGAGAAGGTGGCGGTGGTGGACGTGGACGTGGGCCTCCGCAACCTGGACGTGGTCATGGGCCTCGAGGGGCGGGTGGTCTTTGACCTCATTGACGTCCTGGAGGGGCGGGCCAAGCCCCGGCAAGCCCTCATCCGGGACAAGCGGGTGGAAAACCTCTACCTCCTTCCCGCCTCCCAGACCAAGGACAAGGAGGCCCTGGACCCCGCCAAGTTCAAGGAGCTCGTCCAGTTCCTCCTCACCGAGGAGGGGTTTGACCGGGTGCTCATTGACTCCCCCGCCGGGATTGAAAAGGGCTTCCAGACCGCCGCCACCCCGGCGGAAGGGGCCTTGGTGGTGGTGAACCCGGAGGTGAGTAGCGTCCGGGACGCCGACCGCATCATCGGCCTCTTGGAGGCCCGGGAGATCCGGGAAAACTACCTCGTCATCAACCGCCTCCGCCCCAAGATGGTGAGCCGCGGGGACATGCTCTCCGTGGAGGACGTGGTGGAGATCCTGGGCCTAAGGCCCATCGGCATCATCCCCGAGGACGAGCAGGTCATCGTTTCCACCAACCAGGGGGAGCCCTTGGTCCTCAAAGGGACGGGCCCCGCTGCCCAGGCCTTCTTGGACACCGCCCGGCGGATGCGGGGCGAGGAGGTGCCTTTCCGCCACCTGGACGAGGCCCAGGGCTTTTTGGGCGTCCTGCGCAAGCTCTTTGGGGGTCGGTGA
- a CDS encoding polyamine ABC transporter substrate-binding protein — translation MRRGLVLLLLAVLVLLGVFLLRPRPAQGEGTLYFLNWADYIPEELVKKFEAETGAKVVLDTFESPEAMLAKLKAGADQEFSLVVAPDYYVLQMAREGLLAPLDKGRLANLKNLDPFFQDPPYDPGLRYSVPYLWGTTGIAYREDLVQGPVDSYAVFFDPARQVGPFLLLDEMRETIGAALKYLGYSVNTTDPAALEKAKALLLSAKGRSVGFAGGVEALNRILAGDAALSLAYSGDVLQARQEDERLRYAIPKEGGTLWTDAMVVLERGPAKALAYRFIDFLLEPENAAALAEYTRYATPVAAAIPLLPEEMRQDPVVFPPEEVRAKLEYLKDLGPDIALFDRVWTEVKAR, via the coding sequence ATGAGGCGAGGGTTGGTTCTCCTTCTGTTGGCGGTTTTGGTCCTCCTCGGGGTTTTCCTCCTGCGGCCTAGGCCGGCCCAGGGGGAGGGTACCCTCTACTTCCTGAACTGGGCCGACTACATCCCCGAGGAGCTCGTCAAGAAGTTTGAGGCGGAAACGGGGGCCAAGGTGGTCCTGGACACCTTTGAGTCCCCCGAGGCCATGCTGGCCAAGCTGAAGGCGGGGGCGGACCAGGAGTTTTCCCTGGTGGTGGCCCCGGACTACTACGTGCTCCAGATGGCCCGGGAGGGCCTCCTCGCCCCCTTGGACAAGGGGAGGCTTGCCAACCTTAAGAACCTGGACCCCTTCTTCCAAGACCCCCCCTACGACCCGGGGTTGCGGTACTCCGTCCCCTACCTTTGGGGTACCACGGGCATCGCCTACCGGGAGGACCTGGTCCAGGGCCCTGTGGACTCCTACGCCGTCTTTTTTGACCCCGCCCGCCAGGTGGGGCCCTTCCTCCTCCTGGACGAGATGCGGGAGACCATTGGGGCGGCCCTCAAGTACCTGGGCTACTCGGTGAACACCACGGACCCCGCTGCCTTGGAAAAGGCCAAGGCGCTCCTCCTTAGCGCCAAGGGGCGTTCCGTGGGGTTTGCGGGCGGTGTAGAGGCCCTAAACCGCATCCTGGCGGGGGATGCAGCCCTTAGCCTCGCCTACTCGGGGGACGTGCTCCAGGCCCGGCAGGAGGACGAGCGCCTCCGCTACGCCATACCGAAGGAGGGGGGCACCCTTTGGACGGACGCCATGGTGGTCCTGGAGCGGGGGCCGGCAAAAGCCCTGGCCTACCGCTTCATAGACTTCCTCTTGGAGCCGGAAAACGCCGCCGCCTTGGCCGAGTACACCCGCTACGCCACCCCCGTGGCCGCCGCCATTCCCCTTCTTCCCGAGGAGATGCGCCAAGACCCCGTGGTCTTCCCCCCGGAGGAGGTGCGGGCCAAGCTGGAGTACCTGAAGGACCTGGGGCCGGACATCGCCCTCTTTGACCGGGTTTGGACCGAGGTAAAGGCCCGCTAA